The segment TCGATATCTCCCCAATAGATTATCTGCTTGTTAGCAAGCCATGCTGCGCCCTTCAGGGTCCCAACGCCAAATCCTTTCCCGAATATGGCCATAGAATCTCCCATTGAAGGGATGGTAAGGAAATTAAGTACGTTGATTTTATTCTCAAGGACGAACACTCTCTTGCAGGGAATGTCCAGCTGATTGAACTGGCTTTGAGGAATGCTGAGGTCATCGATCCCACTGAAAAATTCCTGGGCAATACCGGGATCAAGGATTCTTACTCTGATTAATGGCTCATCATATTTCAGATTGAACCTTTTTCTGAAATCGTTCTCATCCCTGTTGACATGCTCCTCGATGATAATGTCAAGGAGAGCTCTGATAATGGGTGTGTTCTCTTCAATGAACTTAGTGGATATGTCCAGTGGGATCTCGCGGATGTAGATATTAGGCCTAGGATTTTCAAGGAAGTACTTGCACACTTTGATCAGGTCGTCCCATTTCCCGAGGTTATCAATGACTTTCATAGGATTGGACTTGGCCCAAGGTAACAACTGAGGAAGGTCATTGGTCAGTTTCTGTACTACGATAATGAAATGTTCGTATTCTTTTTCTTTCCTGAAGAACTTGAGATAATCGTCAAGGGTTTCAAAGAATATCTTATCAGGGAAGTTTTGTGTGCCTATTTTCTGGTCATTTCGCTGAATGAACTCTATAGTGTAGCCATACCCTTTCTTATCCTTTGACTCGTTTATCAGAACCTCTATTCCGTCCCGGATCAGGGGGAAGTTATCAAGGGTATCTTTTGCTTTCACTTTGCCAAATGATATGAATCTGGGAAACTCCGGTGTATCACGCACTGAAGAGGCCAGAATATCCTTATACCAACGAGAGGCCTTTGTCCATATCTCCTCAGGCTGGATTATCACATCATCACTTCCATTCGTATCCTTTCTTTGTTTTCCTTATATTCCTGTATCGTTGTATTGAGTATTTTCGAGTAATCGAAGTTAGCCGTATTTGATATGACATGAATGAAATTGACATAGTCCGCAATAACGTCGATGCTTCTTGATGGAGTGACAACTAATACTTGAAGGTTCAATTTCCTGAACAACTCAAGGCCATATCGAACGGTTTCATCTGAGGCTCTTGGAAAGGCCTCATCGAGTATAACAAATCGGAACGAGGTGGACTCAGGATTGTTTCCTCCTGGTCCGAATCTATATGCAAGGGCAGATGCCAGAATTGTACACGCCAGCTTCCCTTTCTGGCCACCAGATGATCCGTCTGAATCACTGTAATCGCGAACATGACGATCATCTTCACAGGATCTTTCCTCTGCTGCATATGTCAGCCAGTTCCTGACATCTGTCACTGTATTTGTCCAACTGTTATTGGGCGTATCTGCTTCTTTGAACTTGTCCAATAAGAGTTTTACTTTCTGGAACTTTTCTTCGTTATTGTTGTCCTGGGCAGCAAAGCTGCCTTCCAAGCAACTTTTTAGTTCTTTCTGGAATTCTCTGATTATCTGACTGGTTGTTTTTTCAGTTGTTAATTTGAAATATGTATTGGGATTGTAGTCTAACCCACGAAGGTACTTGTTGATTATATCGATGTCCTTTTTGATTTTATCCGCTCTGTAATAGAGCTCTCTGTGGAAATTGGCGATTGAAGTATTTGTGTCCTTTCGTAGTTTCTCTTCGAATTCTTTTTCGTGTTTTGGCAGGTCATCTTTCATTAATCTCGTGTAGATCTCACTATAAGCAGGAATATCTGCCATTTCGGTGCCTAATTCGAACGTTTCATCGGAATAGGTTTTTTTGTAGGTTGCCATATCTGATGCAATGCTGCCTTTTAGATCTCCGATCTTCCTTTCTTTTCTTGAGATTTCAGTAGTCAGCTTTTCTTTTGTATCACGATGCATTTCATCAATTGAATTGAGAGAGAGATCCTGTATTCTCAGATAAGCTGATATATCTGGCTTGTCTTCATGTCCTTTATATGGATTTATCTCGAGTTCTTTTATGCATTTATCAAGCTCTGCTTTTCTTATTTTAATACTATCTTTTTTACGAGTTTCTTCACTTCTAAGGTTCCTTTCCTCGTTTTCCTTGATACTTATTTTTCCTTGTAATTCAGATAGTCTCTCCCCCAGGATTTTCAAGTGGTCTGAACTTTGATCGAGTTCTGTTATCTCTTCCTGGCATTGATTGATCATTTTAACTACCGATTGCCAGTCGATACTCTCAAAACGTTGAATGGACAGGATACTGTTGAGTGCTTTTTTCTGATCATCTAATTTTGTCTGATCTGCTTTGAATTGGTTTTGTTCTTTGATACATTCCTGTATTTGTTGATACATGGTTTCTTTTTGTTTTTCTATAAGTCTGATCTTTTCTTTATTGTCCCAGCCAAGGACATAGTTCTTTCTGTCTAAAAGGCTCCGCCTATCATCTTTTTCATGTTTGCCTCCACTACCCTTTATCTGTCCTTTTCTGGTGATTGCTTTAGGTTCCCTCTGGAAATCCTCCATACTGTTACAGCAGACGAGATCAAACTTTGTTATAAGTTCGTTGTATATCCATCCATAGAACCTTGAATCTTTCTTGGGTTCTATTTTGTCAATGACCATGTTTTCTTTGGTGTCACTTCTTGGAGATTGTGTGAAGTTATCCGGAACTCTGAAGTATACCAGACGGCCTTTCAAATCGGTTCGGTTAACGTATTCACTAATCGTTTTATAATGTTCTTCCGGGACAAGGAGACTTAATCCGAAATTGTGGAGGAGTCTTTCCAGTGCTCCTTCCAATTCGCTCTCGTTGGACTTGACCTTTATAAGTTCTCCTACAAAAGGCAGTTCTACTCCTTCGAGGGAACAGCTCTTACTGATTTCATTACGGATTTCCAAGTTTTTAGCCGGTATCTGGGTAGTCCTTGATTTCAATGATCGGAGTTCTTCTTCCAGAATGCCTAATTCTTTGTCCAGATCTTTTTTATTAGAGAAGGCTTCGCTTATTCCATCCGTATATTTGTCCCATTCATCCTTTATTCGTTCTAATCGTTCTTCAGCGATATTTATCGTGTTCTTGAAGGCGACTTCGTTATGTGGAGGAGCTATTCCAACAGAAGTACATTGTCTAACATATTCTTCCTGTTTCTCTTTTTTCTCTTCTTTATCAATTTCCAGTTTTTCAATGTCTTTTTGCAGCTGTTGTATCCTCTGGCCGGCACTGTCCTGTCTTATTGCTAGATCCACTTCAGTTGCGTGCTCTCTTAATTTTTTAATTTCGTGTTCTTTATTCTGGATATTGATCTCAAGTTCATCAAGGGCAGCCTCCGTGAATTCAATGAACTGGATGAGCATATCATATTTTCTTTCTTCGATGTAGTATGGCAGGTATCCTTTGCAATCATATAGCTTTTCGATCTCCAAAAGAATTGCTTGATATTTTTGGATGTTTGCCATCATTGGTTCAAGCATAGATATCTGTCTTTTGTCTTTTTGGATGGAGTCGTATATATTTGTGAGATGCCTGTAACCATTCAACATTTCTTTGATCATATCCTTGAAATCAACTTCTTCAAGCATGTGATTCCGCATGAATGGAGTTAGATCATTAATGTTTTTCATTGAGACAGTCTGGAAAAAGAGGTCCAATACCTTTTCAGACTTAATGCCAAAATATTGTTGAAACGACAGAGCGTACTCTCGGTGTGAATCAAAAACAGAAGTATTTGGCAAATCCTTAATGCG is part of the Methanolobus chelungpuianus genome and harbors:
- a CDS encoding ATP-binding protein; protein product: MTQNLLVDYLDDDNLKGFRLHQLEVFNWGTFNQRLWTINPQGFNSLITGANGSGKSTLVDAIITLLVPPLKTVYNQAADAHKNERSLKSYILGSYKNEKDNYNNSKPVNLRDEGNYSVLLCYFYNRGLKKGMTLAQVFSVDGGNVKKLFVTSKEELSIQKHFALKDDETDIFALKKRIKDLPNTSVFDSHREYALSFQQYFGIKSEKVLDLFFQTVSMKNINDLTPFMRNHMLEEVDFKDMIKEMLNGYRHLTNIYDSIQKDKRQISMLEPMMANIQKYQAILLEIEKLYDCKGYLPYYIEERKYDMLIQFIEFTEAALDELEINIQNKEHEIKKLREHATEVDLAIRQDSAGQRIQQLQKDIEKLEIDKEEKKEKQEEYVRQCTSVGIAPPHNEVAFKNTINIAEERLERIKDEWDKYTDGISEAFSNKKDLDKELGILEEELRSLKSRTTQIPAKNLEIRNEISKSCSLEGVELPFVGELIKVKSNESELEGALERLLHNFGLSLLVPEEHYKTISEYVNRTDLKGRLVYFRVPDNFTQSPRSDTKENMVIDKIEPKKDSRFYGWIYNELITKFDLVCCNSMEDFQREPKAITRKGQIKGSGGKHEKDDRRSLLDRKNYVLGWDNKEKIRLIEKQKETMYQQIQECIKEQNQFKADQTKLDDQKKALNSILSIQRFESIDWQSVVKMINQCQEEITELDQSSDHLKILGERLSELQGKISIKENEERNLRSEETRKKDSIKIRKAELDKCIKELEINPYKGHEDKPDISAYLRIQDLSLNSIDEMHRDTKEKLTTEISRKERKIGDLKGSIASDMATYKKTYSDETFELGTEMADIPAYSEIYTRLMKDDLPKHEKEFEEKLRKDTNTSIANFHRELYYRADKIKKDIDIINKYLRGLDYNPNTYFKLTTEKTTSQIIREFQKELKSCLEGSFAAQDNNNEEKFQKVKLLLDKFKEADTPNNSWTNTVTDVRNWLTYAAEERSCEDDRHVRDYSDSDGSSGGQKGKLACTILASALAYRFGPGGNNPESTSFRFVILDEAFPRASDETVRYGLELFRKLNLQVLVVTPSRSIDVIADYVNFIHVISNTANFDYSKILNTTIQEYKENKERIRMEVMM
- a CDS encoding Wadjet anti-phage system protein JetD domain-containing protein, yielding MIIQPEEIWTKASRWYKDILASSVRDTPEFPRFISFGKVKAKDTLDNFPLIRDGIEVLINESKDKKGYGYTIEFIQRNDQKIGTQNFPDKIFFETLDDYLKFFRKEKEYEHFIIVVQKLTNDLPQLLPWAKSNPMKVIDNLGKWDDLIKVCKYFLENPRPNIYIREIPLDISTKFIEENTPIIRALLDIIIEEHVNRDENDFRKRFNLKYDEPLIRVRILDPGIAQEFFSGIDDLSIPQSQFNQLDIPCKRVFVLENKINVLNFLTIPSMGDSMAIFGKGFGVGTLKGAAWLANKQIIYWGDIDPHGFQILSQIRGYFPQTRSCMMDLDTFREFEELATTGACTDVTELEHLTPEEHLLFNHLCSLETNNRLEQEKIHHRYVLKKIYETVDV